Proteins found in one Lycium ferocissimum isolate CSIRO_LF1 chromosome 6, AGI_CSIRO_Lferr_CH_V1, whole genome shotgun sequence genomic segment:
- the LOC132061534 gene encoding zeatin O-glucosyltransferase-like has protein sequence MDIGSENLENLELGSNSKKQENEVAIVMVPFPAQSHLNQLLQLACIFSSSYNLPVYYVASATHNLQARVRANALNPSDIAKIHFHDLPTPEFASPAPDPNALSKFPAQLLPSYNASMLLREPVALFLKDISSKSRRVVVVHDVLMSYNVQDVSSLHNAESYIFNCVSVFFMYCCFICIPKGIPIPLEEDLLKKLPSLEADAPEEINKLVAFQLQYKDIRAGDLYNSNKVLEGTSLDLMAQFASTQNKKQWAIGPILPTKLDHVSDKRNKCLDWLDNQPPRSVLYVSFGSSTTFSDEEIKELAVGLERSKQKFVWVLRDADRGDIFTGEARRFELPEGFEERVNGVGLVVRKWAPQLEILAHSSTGGFMSHCGWNSCIESITMGVPMAAWSMHSEQPINAFFVTEILKIGLIVREWEKREELVSASTIENVVRKLMASKEGDETRKRSEELGKAVRESTEKGGASQLELDSFIAHVTR, from the coding sequence ATGGATATCGGCAGTGAGAATCTTGAAAACCTTGAACTCGGTAGCAACTCgaagaaacaagaaaatgaaGTAGCTATAGTCATGGTCCCATTTCCAGCTCAAAGCCATCTCAATCAACTTCTTCAACTTGCCTGCATATTCTCCTCATCATATAATCTTCCTGTCTACTATGTTGCCTCAGCTACTCATAATCTTCAAGCTCGGGTTCGAGCCAACGCCTTAAATCCATCAGACATAGCCAAAATCCACTTCCATGATCTCCCAACTCCTGAATTTGCCTCCCCTGCACCTGACCCTAACGCCCTGAGCAAATTCCCAGCTCAACTCTTGCCATCTTATAATGCTTCCATGCTTCTTCGCGAGCCTGTTGCTTTGTTCCTTAAAGATATTTCGTCTAAATCAAGACGAGTTGTTGTCGTTCATGATGTTTTAATGTCCTATAATGTTCAGGATGTTTCTTCCTTGCATAATGCTGAATCGTATATATTTAACTGTGTTTCTGTTTTCTTTATGTATTGTTGTTTCATATGCATACCTAAGGGAATACCTATTCCTCTTGAAGAAGATTTACTTAAAAAGTTACCCTCACTTGAAGCTGATGCACCAGAAGAGATTAACAAGTTAGTAGCTTTTCAGCTTCAGTATAAGGATATTAGAGCTGGTGATTTGTACAATTCAAACAAAGTACTTGAAGGtacttctcttgatttgatggCACAATTTGCAAGTACACAAAACAAGAAGCAATGGGCAATTGGACCTATTCTACCTACTAAACTAGATCATGTATCAGATAAGAGAAACaaatgtttggattggcttGACAACCAACCTCCGAGATCAGTTCTTTATGTATCTTTTGGCTCGTCGACTACATTTTCTGATGAAGAGATCAAGGAGCTCGCGGTGGGACTAGAGCGAAGCAAACAGAAGTTCGTATGGGTGTTGAGAGATGCCGATAGAGGGGATATCTTTACCGGCGAAGCTAGAAGATTTGAGTTGCCAGAAGGGTTTGAAGAAAGAGTAAACGGGGTTGGGTTAGTGGTAAGAAAATGGGCGCCACAACTAGAAATCTTGGCTCATTCTTCCACCGGTGGGTTTATGAGTCATTGTGGATGGAATTCTTGCATAGAAAGTATCACTATGGGAGTGCCTATGGCTGCTTGGTCTATGCACTCTGAACAACCAATTAATGCTTTCTTTGTGACGGAAATCTTGAAAATAGGCCTGATTGTGAGGGAGTGGGAGAAACGCGAGGAGTTGGTAAGTGCATCTACCATTGAGAATGTTGTGAGGAAGTTAATGGCATCAAAAGAAGGCGATGAGACTAGGAAAAGATCAGAAGAATTAGGTAAAGCAGTAAGGGAGTCCACAGAGAAAGGGGGTGCTTCTCAACTGGAGTTGGATTCTTTCATTGCCCATGTCACAAGATAG
- the LOC132060031 gene encoding zeatin O-glucosyltransferase-like produces the protein MCSYENLPNHELANLKQDHEVVLVMVPFPAQGHLNQLHQLSCLISSYGLPVYYVGSATHNRQAKVRANALNPSDIAKIHFHDLPTPEFASPPPGFNALSKFPSHLQPSGDASMLLRELIASFIRDISAKSRRVVVVHDSLMSYNVQDVSSLPNAESYIFNCISVSTLYYFICLFYGMSVQLGEELLKKLPSLEGIISDEVTEFTNSQNPYMDIRSGDIHNTSKVIEGKFLDLLAQAEINQNNKQWAIGPIRPTKLDHIPHRNNICLEWLNKQPPRSVLYISFGTMTSFPDREIKELAMGLEQSKQKFIWVLRDADRGDIFTGKARRVDLPEGFEERVKHVRLVVREWAPQPEILAHSSTGGFTSHCGWNSCIESITMGVPIAAWPMHSDQPYNGFLVTEILKIGPLVREWEKREELVSASTIENVVSKLMASKEGDAIRKRAEEGRSRKAVHRERGCFLTRVGFFYRVYHKIELLFTRILKYFGYFSYSFKLTCHLSTSWLRLVYTNLYFFDIGMFSI, from the coding sequence ATGTGTAGCTATGAGAATTTACCAAACCATGAACTTGCCAACTTGAAACAAGATCATGAAGTAGTTTTAGTCATGGTTCCATTTCCAGCTCAAGGCCATCTTAACCAACTTCACCAACTTTCATGTTTAATCTCCTCCTATGGTCTTCCTGTCTACTATGTTGGCTCGGCCACACATAATCGCCAAGCCAAGGTTCGGGCCAACGCCTTAAATCCTTCAGACATAGCCAAAATCCATTTCCATGACCTCCCAACTCctgaatttgcctcaccaccaCCTGGCTTTAATGCCTTAAGCAAATTCCCGTCACATCTTCAGCCATCAGGGGATGCTTCTATGCTTCTTCGCGAGCTCATTGCTTCTTTCATACGCGATATCTCCGCAAAATCAAGACGAGTTGTCGTTGTGCATGATTCTTTAATGTCCTACAATGTTCAGGATGTTTCTTCCTTGCCCAACGCAGAATCCTATATATTTAATTGCATTTCAGTGTCCACTTTGTACTATTTCATATGCCTATTTTATGGGATGTCTGTCCAACTTGGAGAAGAATTGCTTAAAAAGCTACCCTCCCTTGAAGGAATTATATCAGATGAAGTCACGGAATTTACAAATTCTCAGAATCCATATATGGATATTAGATCAGGTGATATCCACAATACAAGCAAAGTAATTGAAGGcaagtttcttgatttgctGGCACAAGCAGAAATTAATCAGAACAACAAACAATGGGCAATTGGACCAATTCGGCCTACTAAACTCGATCATATCCCACATAGGAACAATATATGTTTGGAGTGGCTAAACAAACAACCTCCGAGATCAGTTCTTTATATATCTTTTGGAACGATGACTTCTTTTCCCGATAGAGAAATCAAGGAGCTCGCGATGGGATTAGAACAAAGCAAACAGAAGTTCATATGGGTGTTGAGAGATGCCGATAGAGGAGATATCTTTACTGGCAAAGCTAGAAGAGTTGATCTGCCAGAAGGGTTTGAGGAAAGAGTAAAACATGTACGCTTAGTGGTAAGAGAATGGGCACCACAACCAGAAATCCTGGCTCATTCGTCCACAGGCGGGTTCACAAGTCATTGTGGATGGAATTCTTGCATAGAGAGTATTACTATGGGAGTGCCAATAGCTGCTTGGCCTATGCACTCTGACCAACCATATAATGGTTTCTTGGTGACTGAAATATTGAAAATAGGCCCGCTTGTTAGAGAGTGGGAGAAACGCGAGGAGCTAGTAAGTGCATCCACCATTGAGAATGTCGTGAGCAAATTGATGGCATCAAAAGAAGGTGACGCGATTAGGAAAAGAGCAGAAGAAGGGAGAAGCCGTAAGGCGGTCCACAGAGAAAGGGGATGCTTCTTGACTAGAGTTGGATTCTTTTATCGCGTATATCACAAGATAGAATTGCTTTTCACCAGAATTTTAAAGTATTTTGGTTacttttcatattcatttaagTTAACCTGTCACTTATCTACTTCTTGGCTCAGACTAGTTTATACTAACTTATACTTCTTTGATATTGGAATGTTCAGTATCTGA